The Christiangramia flava JLT2011 genome has a segment encoding these proteins:
- a CDS encoding 5-(carboxyamino)imidazole ribonucleotide synthase, with amino-acid sequence MVNYFSSDFKLGILGGGQLGKMMLYETRKYDIQTLVLDPSSEAPCKISCNHFQQGDLRDYDTVLNFGRQADVVTFEIEGVNVDALKQLESEGIKTYPSAATLEKIQNKATQKKFYLSKEIPTADFEVLDSITDLKNAVSSGKVSIPFVWKSATGGYDGKGVSVIKITDALDELPDGECIAEKLVPFKNELAVIVARNPSGEIKTYPVVEMEFHPTANQVEYVICPARIDDSVAEKARKTAEKVSEAFDHVGLLAVEMFQTKDDEILVNEVAPRPHNSGHYSIEASYTNQFEQHIRAILDLPLGNTNSKVGGIMVNLVGDKEHEGEVVYENIAEIMKLDGVTPHIYGKKITRPFRKMGHVTIVNEDISEARKTAEKVKNSIKVISKR; translated from the coding sequence ATGGTCAATTACTTTTCTTCAGATTTCAAGTTAGGCATTCTCGGCGGCGGACAGCTGGGTAAAATGATGCTTTACGAAACCCGAAAATACGATATACAAACGCTTGTTCTGGATCCCAGTAGCGAAGCACCCTGTAAAATTTCCTGTAATCATTTTCAGCAGGGAGACCTGAGGGATTATGACACTGTGCTAAATTTTGGAAGGCAGGCAGATGTGGTCACCTTTGAAATTGAAGGCGTGAACGTAGATGCTTTGAAACAACTGGAATCTGAAGGAATAAAAACCTATCCTTCGGCTGCAACCCTGGAGAAGATTCAGAATAAGGCTACACAGAAGAAATTCTATTTATCGAAAGAAATTCCAACAGCCGATTTTGAAGTTTTGGATTCCATCACAGATTTGAAAAATGCGGTTAGTTCAGGTAAAGTTTCCATTCCATTTGTATGGAAAAGCGCTACCGGCGGTTACGACGGGAAAGGCGTTTCGGTGATCAAAATTACAGATGCCCTGGATGAGCTGCCTGATGGTGAATGTATCGCTGAAAAACTGGTGCCGTTTAAAAATGAGCTGGCTGTGATCGTAGCCAGAAATCCTTCCGGAGAAATTAAAACCTATCCAGTTGTGGAAATGGAATTTCATCCTACCGCCAACCAGGTCGAATATGTAATTTGCCCGGCAAGGATCGATGATTCGGTTGCTGAAAAAGCCAGAAAAACAGCAGAGAAGGTTTCCGAAGCATTTGATCATGTTGGCCTTTTAGCCGTAGAAATGTTCCAGACGAAAGATGACGAGATCCTGGTAAATGAAGTCGCACCGAGACCACATAATAGTGGGCATTACAGCATCGAGGCTTCGTACACCAATCAGTTTGAACAGCATATCCGCGCTATACTCGATCTGCCACTGGGTAACACCAATAGTAAAGTCGGTGGAATTATGGTAAATTTGGTTGGCGACAAAGAGCATGAAGGAGAAGTGGTTTACGAAAATATTGCCGAGATCATGAAATTGGACGGCGTCACTCCTCATATCTACGGAAAAAAGATCACCAGGCCTTTCAGAAAAATGGGTCATGTCACGATTGTGAACGAAGATATCAGCGAAGCTCGCAAAACTGCCGAAAAAGTAAAGAACAGCATTAAAGTAATCAGCAAAAGATAA
- the purE gene encoding 5-(carboxyamino)imidazole ribonucleotide mutase gives MGKVAVIMGSTSDMPVMKDAIEILESFGIEVETDIVSAHRTPEKLFEFSKNAHKNGIQAIIAGAGGAAHLPGMVASMSPLPVIGVPVKSRNSIDGWDSVLSILQMPGGVPVATVALDGAKNAGILAAQILGASDKNLLEKIVEYKEGLKDKVIEGAKSLKK, from the coding sequence ATGGGAAAAGTTGCAGTCATCATGGGAAGCACCAGCGATATGCCGGTAATGAAAGACGCGATCGAGATTTTAGAAAGCTTCGGTATTGAGGTAGAAACCGATATCGTTTCGGCTCATCGCACTCCGGAAAAGCTTTTTGAATTCAGCAAAAATGCCCATAAAAACGGTATCCAAGCGATCATAGCCGGTGCCGGTGGTGCCGCGCATCTTCCAGGGATGGTTGCTTCCATGTCTCCGCTTCCCGTCATTGGCGTACCTGTAAAATCCAGAAATTCTATTGATGGCTGGGATTCGGTACTGTCAATTTTACAAATGCCGGGCGGTGTTCCCGTTGCCACCGTTGCTCTGGATGGAGCAAAAAATGCCGGCATTTTGGCCGCTCAGATCCTTGGCGCTTCAGATAAGAATCTGCTCGAAAAGATCGTTGAGTATAAAGAAGGCCTAAAGGATAAAGTGATCGAAGGCGCAAAATCTCTTAAAAAATAA
- a CDS encoding sigma-70 family RNA polymerase sigma factor — translation MATHTLNPDKWVDRYSDYLFNYTIVRVNNREVANDIISETFLSALKSAKYFKGEASERTWLISILKRKIIDYYRKINSNKGKAEVHIDYSDEENQGEWLEEQVADLSDRTAEDEMENNELGMAILDCLDSINEKHAAIFKRKTIDGAETEVICNEFNITPSNLWVIIHRARTALAACLEKNWF, via the coding sequence ATGGCAACACATACTTTAAATCCGGATAAGTGGGTAGATCGCTATTCAGATTATCTTTTTAACTATACGATCGTTCGGGTGAACAATCGTGAGGTGGCCAATGACATCATTTCTGAAACCTTTTTATCGGCATTGAAATCAGCCAAATATTTCAAAGGTGAAGCCAGCGAAAGAACCTGGCTGATTTCGATTTTAAAGAGAAAAATCATAGATTACTACCGAAAAATCAATTCTAATAAAGGCAAAGCCGAGGTACATATCGACTATTCAGACGAGGAAAACCAGGGCGAATGGCTGGAAGAACAGGTAGCAGATCTTAGCGATCGCACGGCCGAAGACGAAATGGAAAACAACGAGTTGGGAATGGCCATTTTGGACTGCCTGGATTCGATCAACGAAAAACACGCTGCAATTTTTAAACGCAAAACTATTGATGGCGCTGAGACTGAAGTGATCTGTAATGAGTTCAATATCACTCCGTCTAACCTGTGGGTTATCATTCACAGGGCCAGGACCGCACTGGCTGCCTGCCTGGAAAAAAACTGGTTTTAA
- the obgE gene encoding GTPase ObgE, whose protein sequence is MTEGNFVDYVKVHVFSGKGGKGSAHLHREKYIAKGGPDGGDGGRGGHVIVRGNENLWTLFHLKFKRHIRAEHGGDGGKQRSTGANGSDEYIDVPLGTVIRDTETNEILKEITEDGQEFIVAEGGMGGRGNWHFKTSTNQTPRYAQPGIDGQEVDITLELKVLADVGLVGFPNAGKSTLLSVITAAKPKIADYEFTTLKPNLGIVKYRDFKTFVIADIPGIIEGAAEGKGLGHRFLRHIERNSTLLFLIPADAPDVAEQYEVLLDELRRYNPELMDKDRIIAISKSDLLDEELKKELGQELDEKLQLPYIFISSVAQTGLQELKDKLWEILNKNPV, encoded by the coding sequence ATGACAGAGGGGAATTTTGTTGATTACGTAAAGGTGCATGTATTTTCCGGAAAAGGAGGTAAGGGTTCTGCTCACCTTCACCGGGAAAAATATATCGCCAAAGGTGGACCCGATGGAGGAGATGGAGGTCGTGGCGGTCACGTGATCGTAAGGGGAAATGAGAACCTCTGGACATTATTCCATTTAAAATTCAAAAGGCATATTCGCGCAGAGCATGGTGGTGACGGAGGGAAACAACGAAGTACCGGTGCCAATGGCTCTGATGAATATATTGATGTGCCTTTGGGAACCGTTATTCGCGATACCGAAACCAATGAAATCCTGAAGGAAATCACCGAGGACGGGCAGGAATTTATTGTTGCCGAAGGTGGAATGGGTGGCCGCGGAAACTGGCATTTTAAGACCTCGACCAATCAAACCCCGCGTTATGCACAGCCGGGAATTGATGGGCAGGAGGTGGATATTACTCTGGAATTAAAAGTGCTAGCAGATGTTGGCCTGGTTGGTTTTCCAAATGCTGGTAAGTCAACACTGCTTTCGGTTATTACGGCCGCAAAGCCGAAGATCGCTGACTATGAATTTACGACGCTGAAACCAAACCTTGGAATCGTAAAATATCGCGATTTTAAAACATTTGTAATTGCTGATATTCCGGGTATTATTGAAGGTGCTGCGGAAGGTAAAGGTCTTGGACATCGTTTTTTAAGACATATTGAAAGAAACTCTACATTATTATTCCTGATCCCGGCAGATGCCCCGGATGTGGCGGAGCAATACGAAGTACTGTTGGATGAGCTGCGGCGTTATAATCCTGAATTGATGGATAAAGACCGCATCATCGCCATTTCTAAAAGTGACCTGTTAGATGAGGAACTAAAAAAAGAACTTGGGCAGGAACTTGATGAAAAACTGCAATTGCCCTATATCTTTATCTCTTCGGTGGCTCAAACGGGCTTGCAGGAATTGAAGGATAAACTCTGGGAAATCCTGAATAAGAATCCTGTTTAA
- the gcvP gene encoding aminomethyl-transferring glycine dehydrogenase yields the protein MRTDSFALRHIGPKEENLQEMLDTIGVESVDQLIYETIPDDIRLEKPLDLPKAMSENQYAEHIKKLSEKNKIFKTYIGLGYHQAILPAVIQRNILENPGWYTAYTPYQAEIAQGRLEALLNFQTMVSDLTGMEIANASLLDESTAAAEAMGMLFAVRDRKQKKENYNKFFVSQQVLPQTISLMETRANFLGIEMVVGDHEEFDFSEGYFGALVQYPGKFGQVFNYANFVSKCQDAGIKTAFAADILSLVKLQAPGELGVDVVVGTTQRFGIPLGYGGPHAAFFGTKEEYKRNLPGRIIGVTKDLDGNNALRMALQTREQHIKRDKATSNICTAQVLLAVMAGMYSVYHGPKGLEYIADTVHHTAVSLEESLKELGFEQLNSAYFDTIHVKADAKKLREIAESHEINFFYPDAESACIAINETTTLDDLNAIISVFAELAEKDAKETDELSENSRIPADLQRQTEFLTHEVFNIYHSETELMRYIKKLERKDLSLNHSMISLGSCTMKLNAASEMLPLSNPQWGNLHPFVPVEQAAGYQEVLKELEANLTEITGFSATSLQPNSGAQGEYAGLMVIRAYHEANGEGHRNVCLIPSSAHGTNPASAVMAGMEVVVTKATENGNIDVEDLREKAIKHKDNLAALMVTYPSTHGVFESAIREITNIIHENGGQVYMDGANMNAQVGLTNPGRIGADVCHLNLHKTFAIPHGGGGPGVGPICVAEQLKPFLPGNPIIKTGGENAIGAISSAPWGSALVCLISYGYIKMLGTGGLQKATEYAILNANYIKERLKDHYKTLYSGERGRAAHEMIVDCRPFKEKGIEVTDIAKRLIDYGFHAPTVSFPVAGTVMIEPTESESKAELDRFCDALISIRREIDEVSADEPNNVLKNAPHTIHMLTSDEWKLPYSREKAAYPLAHLHENKFWPSVRRVDEAFGDRNLMCTCPPIEEYMEA from the coding sequence ATGAGAACAGATTCTTTTGCTCTTCGCCACATCGGCCCTAAGGAAGAAAACCTTCAGGAAATGCTTGATACTATTGGCGTTGAATCGGTAGATCAACTTATTTACGAAACCATTCCAGATGATATTCGCCTGGAAAAGCCGCTGGATCTTCCAAAGGCCATGAGCGAAAATCAATACGCGGAACACATCAAAAAACTGTCTGAAAAAAACAAGATCTTCAAGACCTATATAGGTTTGGGATATCATCAGGCAATTTTGCCGGCTGTGATCCAGCGAAATATTCTGGAAAACCCGGGATGGTATACCGCCTATACTCCCTACCAGGCTGAAATTGCCCAGGGCCGACTGGAAGCTTTATTGAATTTCCAGACGATGGTAAGCGATCTTACCGGGATGGAAATCGCCAACGCCTCGCTTTTAGATGAATCTACTGCGGCTGCCGAAGCGATGGGAATGCTTTTCGCTGTTCGTGACCGCAAGCAAAAGAAAGAGAATTACAATAAATTTTTCGTTTCGCAGCAGGTACTTCCTCAAACCATTTCTTTGATGGAAACCCGCGCGAACTTTCTCGGAATTGAAATGGTAGTTGGTGATCACGAAGAATTTGACTTTAGTGAAGGCTATTTCGGAGCTTTAGTGCAGTATCCGGGAAAATTCGGTCAGGTTTTTAATTATGCCAACTTTGTTTCAAAATGTCAGGATGCAGGAATTAAAACTGCTTTTGCTGCCGATATCTTAAGTCTGGTAAAATTGCAGGCGCCGGGTGAATTGGGTGTGGATGTAGTTGTTGGAACCACTCAACGATTTGGAATTCCTTTGGGATATGGGGGGCCTCATGCCGCTTTCTTCGGAACAAAGGAAGAATATAAAAGAAACCTTCCGGGTAGAATTATTGGGGTAACCAAGGATCTTGATGGGAACAATGCTTTGAGAATGGCGCTTCAAACCCGTGAACAGCATATTAAGAGAGACAAGGCTACTTCCAATATCTGCACAGCGCAGGTATTGCTGGCAGTTATGGCAGGAATGTATTCGGTCTATCACGGTCCGAAAGGCCTAGAATATATCGCTGATACGGTTCATCATACGGCAGTGAGCCTGGAAGAAAGCCTGAAAGAACTCGGATTTGAACAATTAAATTCGGCTTATTTCGATACCATTCATGTGAAAGCAGATGCGAAAAAACTTCGCGAGATTGCTGAAAGTCACGAGATCAACTTCTTCTATCCAGATGCCGAAAGCGCCTGTATCGCTATTAATGAAACAACCACTTTAGACGATCTGAATGCGATCATTTCTGTTTTTGCTGAATTGGCCGAAAAAGACGCTAAAGAAACCGATGAACTTTCTGAAAATTCCAGGATTCCGGCCGATCTACAACGCCAGACTGAATTTTTAACCCACGAAGTTTTCAATATTTACCATTCAGAAACTGAATTGATGCGCTACATCAAAAAACTGGAGCGTAAAGATCTTTCGCTGAATCATTCCATGATCTCTCTTGGGTCCTGTACCATGAAGCTGAACGCAGCTTCGGAAATGCTTCCGCTATCCAACCCGCAATGGGGAAATTTACACCCTTTTGTTCCGGTAGAGCAGGCAGCAGGTTACCAGGAGGTTTTAAAAGAACTGGAAGCCAATCTTACTGAAATTACCGGATTTTCCGCAACCTCTCTTCAGCCAAATTCTGGTGCACAGGGAGAATATGCAGGACTTATGGTTATTCGTGCGTACCACGAGGCCAACGGCGAAGGTCACAGGAACGTTTGCCTGATCCCTTCATCGGCTCACGGAACCAATCCTGCTTCCGCCGTTATGGCTGGAATGGAGGTAGTGGTCACCAAAGCTACCGAAAACGGAAATATCGACGTAGAAGACCTGCGTGAAAAAGCGATCAAGCACAAAGACAACCTTGCCGCATTGATGGTGACTTACCCGTCTACTCATGGCGTATTCGAATCAGCCATTCGAGAGATCACCAATATCATCCACGAAAATGGCGGACAGGTTTATATGGATGGTGCCAATATGAATGCCCAGGTGGGACTCACCAATCCTGGACGAATTGGTGCTGATGTTTGCCATTTGAATTTGCATAAAACATTTGCCATCCCTCACGGAGGTGGTGGACCTGGCGTTGGGCCCATTTGTGTTGCTGAACAATTGAAACCTTTCCTTCCGGGAAATCCTATCATTAAAACCGGAGGAGAAAATGCGATAGGTGCGATTTCGTCGGCGCCATGGGGATCGGCCCTGGTTTGCCTCATCTCATACGGGTACATCAAAATGTTAGGAACTGGCGGACTTCAGAAGGCTACGGAATATGCCATTTTGAACGCTAATTACATCAAAGAACGACTGAAAGATCACTATAAAACACTGTATTCCGGGGAACGCGGTCGTGCTGCTCACGAAATGATCGTGGATTGCCGCCCGTTCAAGGAAAAAGGAATTGAGGTGACCGATATCGCCAAAAGACTGATCGATTACGGGTTCCACGCCCCTACCGTTTCGTTCCCTGTGGCCGGAACCGTGATGATCGAACCTACGGAAAGTGAGAGCAAGGCAGAACTGGATCGTTTCTGTGATGCGTTGATCTCCATCAGGAGGGAAATTGATGAAGTTTCAGCTGATGAACCGAACAATGTTTTGAAGAATGCTCCGCATACGATTCATATGCTGACTTCTGATGAATGGAAACTGCCATATTCGCGCGAAAAAGCGGCTTATCCGCTGGCGCATCTTCATGAAAATAAATTCTGGCCGAGTGTCAGGAGAGTTGACGAGGCATTTGGAGACCGAAATCTCATGTGTACCTGTCCGCCGATTGAAGAATACATGGAAGCTTAA
- a CDS encoding adenylate kinase, translating to MVKLHDLEFEPFISEEEIENAIDGLAKQLNEEFGNQNPVFIGVLNGAFMFASEIIKRFNGDCEISFVKMASYKGTESTGDIKNLVGLNQDIEGRTVILLEDIVDTGNTLEEIDKMLLSAKVKRYEVATLFFKPQAYKKSIAVNYRGMDIENKFIVGYGLDYDGLGRNLRQVYKRKEQKMTNLVLFGPPGAGKGTQADILKEKYNLVHISTGDIFRYNIKNQTELGISAKSFIDKGQLVPDEVTINMLNAEVEKNEGCNGFIFDGFPRTEAQAEALQVYLNSKSTEVHAMIALEVDDEILVQRLLERGKTSGRVDDADEAVIRNRIKVYYAETAILKNFYKKQDKFYGVDGVGTIQEITDRLSAVIDELMEK from the coding sequence TTGGTAAAATTACATGATCTTGAATTCGAGCCGTTTATTTCAGAAGAAGAAATAGAAAACGCGATCGATGGTCTGGCGAAACAGCTGAACGAGGAATTTGGGAATCAGAATCCGGTTTTTATAGGGGTTTTAAACGGAGCTTTCATGTTTGCTTCAGAAATTATCAAACGTTTTAATGGTGATTGTGAGATCAGTTTTGTTAAAATGGCTTCCTATAAAGGAACCGAAAGTACTGGCGATATTAAGAATCTGGTCGGGTTAAACCAGGATATCGAAGGCAGGACGGTGATCCTTCTTGAAGATATCGTTGATACCGGAAATACTTTAGAGGAGATAGATAAAATGTTACTTTCAGCTAAAGTAAAAAGATATGAAGTGGCAACGCTTTTCTTTAAACCGCAAGCTTACAAAAAGTCTATAGCCGTGAATTATCGCGGGATGGATATCGAAAATAAATTCATAGTGGGTTATGGCCTGGACTACGATGGTCTTGGTAGAAACCTGCGACAGGTATATAAACGCAAAGAGCAAAAAATGACAAATCTTGTATTGTTTGGCCCTCCGGGAGCAGGCAAAGGAACACAGGCAGATATTTTAAAGGAAAAGTATAATCTGGTACATATTTCAACCGGGGATATTTTCAGGTACAATATTAAAAACCAGACCGAACTTGGGATCAGTGCCAAGTCTTTTATTGATAAAGGCCAGCTGGTGCCAGATGAGGTGACCATTAATATGCTGAATGCTGAAGTGGAAAAAAATGAAGGCTGTAACGGATTCATTTTTGATGGTTTCCCAAGAACTGAAGCCCAGGCGGAAGCTTTGCAGGTGTACCTGAATTCAAAAAGTACGGAAGTTCATGCCATGATCGCTTTGGAAGTTGATGATGAGATCCTGGTACAGCGTTTACTGGAACGCGGGAAAACTTCAGGTCGCGTAGATGATGCTGATGAGGCCGTTATCAGAAACCGGATTAAGGTGTATTATGCGGAAACTGCCATTCTGAAAAATTTCTATAAGAAACAGGATAAGTTTTACGGAGTTGATGGTGTTGGAACTATACAGGAAATTACAGATCGTTTGAGCGCTGTGATTGATGAATTAATGGAAAAATAA
- a CDS encoding M3 family metallopeptidase has translation MSNSNILLQDFEYAPFSKIKTEDYKPAILEAVELARQEIDDIVTNSAEPTFKNTVEALEFSGEKLDRITSIFFNINSAETNKEIQQVAQEISPVLSEFKNDIILNKALFEKIKTVYQQKDDLGLNTEQLMLLDKKYKAFTRNGANLPKEKQEELREIDKKLASLKLKFGENVLAETNRYELPITEESKLEGLPEWFKDEAASVAKSKGKDGWVITLDYPSYIPFMKYAKNRDLRKELALAFGSRAFHNDELDNQENVLQIAKLRYQRAQLLGFKTHADFVLQERMAETPEKVNSFLNELLEKAKPAAEREFRELENFAKDLEGIDQLQKWDSAYYSEKLKQKLFNLDDEKLKPYFKLENVINGVFTVANKLYSLKFQEIDTVDKYHEDVKTYEVTNENGEDIALFYADFHPRSGKRDGAWMTIYKNQYIKNGQNERPHVSIVCNFTKPSEKEPSLLTFNEVTTLFHEFGHALHGMLANTTYPSLSGPNVYWDFVELPSQVLENWCYEKEALQLFARHYKTGETIPQEYIDKIKESANFLEGMATVRQLSFGMLDLSWHGIDPTNVNNVKAHEKEVFEPTKLFPDVESNCMSTAFSHIFQGGYSAGYYSYKWAEVLDADAFEYFTENGIFSKNIADKFRDNILSRGGTEHPMELYKRFRGKEPNPEALLRRAGLLAK, from the coding sequence ATGAGTAATTCCAACATTTTATTACAGGATTTTGAATACGCCCCTTTCTCTAAAATCAAAACCGAAGATTACAAACCGGCTATTTTGGAAGCAGTGGAGCTGGCCAGGCAGGAGATTGATGACATTGTAACTAATTCGGCGGAACCTACTTTTAAAAATACCGTGGAAGCCCTGGAATTTTCAGGAGAAAAACTGGATCGTATCACCAGCATCTTTTTCAATATTAATTCTGCGGAAACCAATAAGGAGATTCAACAGGTCGCACAGGAAATATCACCGGTGCTTTCGGAATTCAAAAACGATATCATTCTGAATAAAGCCCTTTTTGAAAAGATTAAAACTGTCTATCAGCAAAAAGACGATCTAGGCCTGAATACCGAACAGCTGATGCTACTCGACAAAAAATACAAGGCCTTTACCCGAAATGGCGCAAACTTACCCAAAGAAAAGCAGGAGGAACTTCGGGAAATAGATAAGAAGCTGGCAAGCCTAAAACTGAAATTTGGCGAAAATGTGCTCGCAGAAACCAACCGCTATGAATTACCGATCACCGAAGAATCAAAATTGGAAGGTCTTCCGGAGTGGTTCAAAGACGAAGCGGCCAGCGTGGCAAAATCTAAAGGAAAAGATGGCTGGGTGATCACACTCGACTACCCGAGTTACATTCCTTTTATGAAATATGCCAAAAACAGGGATTTACGGAAAGAGCTGGCATTAGCCTTTGGTTCTCGAGCTTTTCATAATGACGAACTGGACAACCAGGAAAATGTGCTACAGATTGCCAAATTACGTTACCAGAGGGCACAACTTTTGGGTTTTAAAACACATGCTGATTTTGTGTTGCAGGAGCGTATGGCAGAAACTCCTGAAAAAGTCAATTCCTTCCTGAATGAGTTACTGGAAAAAGCAAAACCGGCTGCAGAAAGAGAATTCAGGGAACTGGAAAATTTCGCCAAGGATCTTGAAGGTATTGACCAGCTGCAAAAATGGGATTCGGCTTATTACAGCGAAAAACTGAAGCAGAAATTATTCAATCTGGATGACGAAAAACTAAAGCCTTATTTCAAGCTTGAAAATGTCATAAACGGAGTGTTCACTGTTGCCAACAAACTTTACAGTCTTAAATTCCAGGAAATCGACACGGTAGACAAATATCATGAAGATGTAAAAACCTATGAAGTAACCAATGAAAACGGGGAAGATATCGCATTGTTTTATGCCGATTTTCATCCTCGTTCTGGGAAACGCGACGGTGCATGGATGACGATCTATAAAAATCAGTATATCAAAAATGGCCAAAATGAGCGCCCACATGTTTCTATTGTTTGCAATTTCACCAAACCTTCAGAAAAAGAACCCTCTCTCCTAACCTTTAATGAAGTGACCACACTTTTCCATGAATTTGGACATGCGCTTCACGGGATGCTTGCCAACACGACTTACCCCAGTTTATCAGGACCAAATGTGTACTGGGATTTTGTAGAATTGCCTAGCCAGGTCCTGGAAAACTGGTGTTACGAGAAAGAAGCGCTTCAGCTTTTTGCCAGACATTATAAAACCGGAGAAACCATTCCACAGGAATATATAGACAAGATCAAGGAATCTGCCAATTTCCTGGAGGGAATGGCTACCGTTAGACAATTGAGCTTTGGGATGCTGGACCTTAGCTGGCACGGGATTGACCCTACAAACGTCAATAATGTAAAAGCTCACGAAAAAGAGGTTTTTGAACCAACCAAACTGTTCCCTGATGTGGAAAGCAATTGCATGAGCACCGCTTTTTCCCATATTTTCCAGGGCGGTTATTCCGCAGGATATTATTCCTATAAATGGGCGGAAGTCCTGGATGCCGATGCTTTTGAATATTTTACCGAAAATGGCATTTTCAGTAAAAATATCGCTGATAAATTTCGTGATAACATTCTCTCACGCGGAGGCACGGAACATCCTATGGAATTGTATAAAAGATTCCGCGGAAAGGAACCGAATCCCGAAGCGCTCCTGCGAAGAGCCGGATTACTCGCCAAATAA